A portion of the Rissa tridactyla isolate bRisTri1 chromosome 19, bRisTri1.patW.cur.20221130, whole genome shotgun sequence genome contains these proteins:
- the LOC128919509 gene encoding 1-acyl-sn-glycerol-3-phosphate acyltransferase alpha-like, translated as MEVVLLHGLLLLLPLAALLLYRYNATFHYFCKVAFFNCWIVAVSTLLSPFAALWGRSVENMKLLRAAIRPLKYFYGIKIQVWGSEHLNIKGPYVIVCNHQASLDLLGIVEIIPDHCVPIVKKELLYMGTVGWACWLSGMIFIDRHKREDAINVISQTARTMQREKLRVLIFPEGTRNQDKSMLPFKRGAFHLAVQAQVPIFPIVISPYREFFSSKDKKFTSGTCTIRVLPKVETQGLSPKDVPELTETVRQTMADALAEMSTNHRGDQGAEQPPLPRCPGAGAGRGTGSLEREGDKTGTRY; from the exons ATGGAGGTGGTCCTGCTCCAcgggctgctgctcctcctccccttggCAGCCCTGCTGCTTTACCGGTACAATGCCACCTTCCACTACTTCTGCAAGGTGGCCTTCTTCAACTGCTGGATTGTGGCCGTCTCCACCCTCCTGTCCCCCTTTGCGGCTCTTTGGGGACGCTCTGTGGAGAACATGAA GCTCCTGCGTGCTGCGATCCGGCCCCTCAAATACTTCTATGGCATCAAGATACAGGTGTGGGGCTCTGAGCATCTGAACATCAAGGGGCCCTATGTGATAGTTTGCAACCACCAAGCTTCCCTTGACCTCCTAG GCATAGTGGAGATCATTCCCGACCACTGTGTGCCCATCGTCAAGAAGGAGCTCCTGTACATGGGTACCGTGGGGTGGGCCTGCTGGCTCAGCGGCATGATCTTCATCGACCGCCACAAAAGAGAAGATGCAATCAACGTCATCTCCCAGACGGCCAGGACCATGCAGCGTGAAAAa CTCCGAGTGTTGATTTTCCCTGAAGGCACCAGGAACCAGGACAAATCCATGCTGCCCTTCAAGCGCGGGGCTTTCCACTTGGCCGTGCAGGCTCAG GTTCCCATTTTCCCCATCGTGATCTCCCCATACCGGGAATTCTTCAGCTCCAAAGATAAGAAATTCACCTCTG gGACGTGCACCATCCGAGTCCTCCCCAAGGTAGAAACTCAGGGCCTGAGCCCAAAGGATGTCCCTGAACTGACAGAGACTGTCCGCCAGACCATGGCTGATGCCCTTGCTGAGATGTCTACAAATCACCGTGGGGACCAGGGCGCTGAGCAGCCTCCGCTCCCGCGCTGCCCTGGGGCCGGTGCTGGCAGGGGGACGGGCAGCCTGGAGCGTGAGGGGGACAAAACCGGGACCAGATATTAG